Below is a window of Lagenorhynchus albirostris chromosome 11, mLagAlb1.1, whole genome shotgun sequence DNA.
TTCCCAGCAGCAGCAACCTAGCTCCAGAGGGCCTCTGGACTCTGGAGGCAGATCTGGGTAATATGAACGGCACAAGTTAAGACTGGGGTGAAAACACACAACTCAGAGGACtgtcatgaaaattaaatgaccGAACATGTGAAAGCACCATTTAACTTTGCTCACACCAAAACACTATTTTCACACCATCCTCCTTTAATTAAGTACATGAGCTTTGATAAGGCTTTGTCTGTTTGGGAATGAACATATAGAGCATAGGAAATTATACCTGTCCTCTCCCTAATCCCCAAGATAAACACTGCAAATATTTCAGCTAAGAAATTGGTTTGGAAAAAGGATGTCTTTGTCACAATAATTGTTgcaaagcaaaataaaccatggggacttcctcttttccaaagaGCATCACCTGTAGTCCATTTACCatggttttttttccctaaatttctttcactttggcaaaattcacataacacaaaatttaccatcttagcaatttttaagtgtgcagttcagtggtcTTAAGTAAATTTAGATTTATATTGGTTTTTGTCTCCAAAGGTAAACcaatatattaatatgtaaaatCATATTATAGCAGTACAAGATAAATAAACATCAAATTCAGGATCGTAATCATGGGAGAAGCGGGGAAAAAAGGGGATCAGGGAAGGGATATAAAGGGACTTAAGTTTtatctaaaatgttttatttcttttcaaaaaaataatggATCAAATATGGCAAAATTTAAGACTTGACCAAACTGAGTTATAAGTATATAGGTGTGTGTTACATCATTTACTATacttttatgtattctttttaaatttttttattttgacctaattttagacttacagagaaGTCACACATTATCCATATATTTTCACCCCACTCCCCCTAATGTTAATACCTTATGCAACCATACTACAATAATCAGACCATAAAATTAACTTTGTACAATACCATTAACTAAAATAAAGAACATAGTGAAGTCTCCCTAggttttccactaatgtccttttcctATTCTTATAATCCTATCTAGAATCCCACCGTGCATTTAGTTGTTATTTCTCTTTAGTCTTCTTCAGTTTGTGACAGTTATTGTCTCATTATTAGGCTGTGATTATACATTTTGGGCAAGACCACCATAAAAATGACATTGTGTCCTTAGTGTATCATATGACAGGGTTCATGACATCTTTTTATATtggtaaaatatttcataatttcaaaaaaatgaaaaacaagtagCTATATTAGTCTGGGTttgccagagaaacagaaccaagagtACACatatgaatgtgtgtatatacatatacacacacacacacacacatatacaaaaatgaatgagaaaagaggtttattgtaaggaattggctcatgcaattacaGAGGCTGAAAAGTCCCAAGATCTGACCTCTGCAAGCTGGCGACCCAGGAGAGCCAATAGTGTAGCTCCTGTCCAAGTCCAATGGCCTGAGAACCTGAGAACTGATGGTGTAaattccagtctgagtccaaaggcaggagaaaaCCAACGTCCCAGCTCAAAGACAGGGAAGATAGAGCAAATTCTCCCTTACTcagctttttgttctattcaggtttCAAAGGATTGGAGGAGGCCCTCCCACACCAGGGAGGGCAATCTGCCTTAGtcagtccaccaattcaaatgttaatttcatctagAAGCATCCTCACAGACACCAGAATAATGTtgaaccaaatatctgggtaccctgTGGCCTAGTCAAGTTAACACGCAAAATTAACCATAATAGTAGCTTAATTTCTAAGTTAGAAACGTCCCACTCTATTTATTTAGGCTCCAAATCCCATCACGTCAAATGGATTTCAGGAAGTGTTCCAATCTTCAAAACTTCCATTACTACTGGCTTCAGTTCTAAAACGTTGTAAATTCACAACatactatcatttttaaaaactcaagagcTTTATTATAGATGATTTTGCTTCAAGAGAAGAGGTAATGATGAGCCAGCTATACTATTTAGATAATATACCTGTGATCCAAGAAAAGCTAGCCCACCAAGTCAAAATAAGGCCCTAGGAAAGAAATTAACACAGGGGTATTGTTAACGAGGACCTCAAATCCCCTGATCTGTTATTAGATGTAAAAGCTAAGTTATCTTTTAGAATTGAATGCGCTCCTCAGCATGGCATCCTAAAGATGGCGTGTGTCGTTGCTATTTcaatgtttaggaaaaaaaaatctgaacaaattatgtaatatatatcaaACAATTAACAGTGATTATCCCTTTTCTGGGGCAGGAGAAAAGGTGAGTTTCAGGAACTTTCACTACTTGAgttgtatttaaaatgaaatatgtatgtatacatatgtacatacacatataaacacacacacacacacacacacagagcaaataTACAGAGAAACGGCAGTATGgtacaaataagtaaaatttgaCGTTTTCTCTGAGGCTTCCCCTGTGTGAAGCTCTTTTACCTTCAGGATCACTCTAAACTTTAGAAGTTTAGGCTGAGAAATAGTTCCTTCCTACTTAAATGTTTGTTTAGTCCCATTTCCATGGGTAACGGTATGGCATGCAGCTTCCCTCTGACCTTCACTACAGCTGCCTGGGAAGAAAGCTACTCAGGAATCCTGTTCTAGGCTCCCACTGCTCTGTGAGGAGGTCACAGAGTTTTCATGAAAAGCCAGAGCACAGGGATCCAGAtctccttatgccaaagaggaaGCTGAATATTTACTTTAAGTCTCATTTTAGCCTGCCCCAGATGTGGACGCCATTGTTTTGGGCCGGTTCTACCGACCACTTACTTAGAACACACTGTTCCACTCAAAGGAGTTTCTTTAAAGGAGCCAGAATACAAGTTTGATTTGGGCCTAAGTCAACTCTCCCAAGAATCTTTCAGGGAGGAGGTGGGCGGGGAATATAACTGCTCATGCCTTGGTTCCTTTGTCTGTAAAACAGAGCAACTAACGATACGTAACAGATTGGGGTGCTGTGAAGATGAAACAATAAgcacatgtaaagtgcttaaaataggacctggcatgtagtaagtggcCAATAAATACTAGGGAGCATAGCATGTTGCTCCTGACCTACACCCGCTGGGGTTAATCTAGAACCCCAATCACTCGCGGGATTTGTGGCAGCCTGTGGCCACTTGCCAGGTGGCCTCTGTTGGGTACAGATGGTGTCTCCCCAACTCCAACTCTGCCTATTTCTTATATCAGGACATCATAACTCCTGAAACAGACTCACCTAAAACAATCTTATTTAACAGAACCTAGAAATTTAACTGGTACAACAGCAAAAAACCTGAGAGTCGTAGAAAACTTCAAATGTAATCTTGTTAAATggaaacaaagacagaaaaatatttgaaaaagatctTTACGCAACTGACAGATTCCAATGAGTTGAGGTTCTTTTAAGTTGCACCAGTGTTTCttggctttttccttttttggatgtgcgtgtttgtgtgtgtgttgaaatccATGCTTCTTTTTGGATAAATATAAAAACCGTATGGTTTCTTTTAATACTGTTTgaaacttgaaattttaaaaaaagtgaccAAAAGCATATCTAAGTAATGTTAATTTAAGAACATGCTTttccaacattgtaaatcaactacactccaatgaaaaaaaatttttttaaaaaaaaagaacatgcttTTTCCAAGTACACACACACTTCATTCCTTGGAAACTCGAGTGGAAGCCCTACTCCCTTCCTGAGAATCACTGAATTGATGGAAAAACAGTACCCCATAGCCCCACAGTTTAGACCAGGCTGGCAGTTGCTGTAACTACATTTGCCAAGATGATTTTGCTCTTAGGAAAGGTTATTTTTTGTTTAGTCTCTGCAGCTGACAGCCTTCAATCCTACACAACCCACATTTGTCCTCAGAATTTGCACATTTGGAAACAGACAATGAACGATTTACTTCCCCACCTACAAAGTACCCACTGAGACCTAACCGATCCCACATAATTCCACGATGCCATTGGGAAGGGAAGGGTAgactgggaggtgggaggacTTGGTGAGCAGCAGAGGCGCCTAGAGGACGATGGCAAGGAAAAGCAAAGCTCTAATTGTAGAAAAACCAAGGCAGCTCATGTTACTGAAGAGGCCATCAAAGGAGATAACATTGGGAACAAGGAAACAAGGACAACGAGGACAGAGATCCAGGTAACAGGTTTAAAACCGTGCAGACAATCTCAGGAATAAGGCAGAAGCCTAGCTGGGACACTCAAAGTAGAAAACAGAGGTCCTCAATGATGCATTCCTCCAAACTTGTCCACAACCGTCTtcacttttttccttctaataCCAGGAAATAACACACTCCCTTTATTACTACCGAGCCCCCTGTCCATGCCACGGATCCCACCCTTACTCTCTCCAAAAGCAGCAGCCAACCGTTTAGGTTTTGAAACTCTCCCCCTGTACTGACTATGCACCGTTTTTGTATTTGGCGGGTGGGTGCGGAAACTAACCTTGCCTCTGCCTCCCCCTCTCACTTTGTCATCCAGACACTGCTGAAGCATGGTCTAGGTTCACTGTTCCCACCTCGTCTCCTCCCATCCATTCCTCAACCCAGTGCAAACCTACTGACTCCGTTCTCATGAAAGCCAACTGATAACATTCATGCTGCCAAGTGCACTGGAAGTTCTGtttggtttgcttgttttaatCATGTCGAGTATCCAATATACTTTGAATTACCTGGAAGAATGCCTGACAAATGAAACTTCCATCCAAGTACAGGCTTGCAGGATAAAAACCAAGTTCCCTAACAGGGGTGGAAGACCTTCCACCATCTCACTGACCCCGTTTACCTCCTCATGTTTGATGTCCCCACACTCCTGGTTGTTTCTCACCTGGGGGATCCTTGCTCACGTGTCCCCTCTGCCTGAAAggtcctctcccccaacccctccccaccctccacctcacTAACTTCCACACCCCCCTAAATACTGAGATCAGAGGGAATCCTCTCTTGGAGACTTTTCagaccccccctcccccatctctgcccGGCTGCACAAGGCGACTTCTTCCATTCTcccatgacattatttttaagtTCTGTTGCTGCACTTACCATTCAGTCCTATAAGAGGCTGTTTATGTCCGTTTCCCCAAATAGGCTCTAAATTCCCTCTAGACCAGAACTATCCTGGACACCCACATGACAAGAGGGAAGTAACCACCACGGCATTTGTCCTTCCGCCCTCGAGAGGGATCCTCACCAGCAGGGATGATACGGATACAGGATATTTTGGGAGCAAGGCACTGGCTACTGCAGCTTTCtatcccttttttctctcttcccacatTTTTGACTATAACTTGGGTCCTTGTGTTGCCATGGTAACCAACAGCCCCAGAACACAGACTTCCGGCAGTTGGACTTTTAGCCACTGAGACTCAGGATCTGAAGGATTTTTCACCTCCCCGGTTTATGGCTCAGGAGTTGGCAGCACCTCTTTCACGAGGGCAGCCACCAGAGCAGAGCATTACAGAGACTACAACATGTGCGTGCACGCGTGTGAGTATTCTTACCCTCTGCCCCAGTTACTCACCGGGGCATCATAGAAAAAGCTGCACTAAAAAGTGCCATCAGATGGTGGGAGGATGGGCATCTAAATGGCTATCATCTTTCTGGGAAGCAACTTGGTAACAACTATTAAGGACCCTTTAATACATTAGTGATCTTTGAGCCATTAAACCCACATTTAAGAATATAAAGAGAGACAAAGATTAACAAGGGAGTTTACTGAAGATGTATCTATTAAGAACAATAACTACTAATGGTCATTAATAAGAAAGTGGTAAAAAGTGACAGAATAgccatatatatgtttattgtagGTTGtgccataaaatataataatctcAGTTTCAATCAATGTGACTttcatatctacatatatatgtgatgtgactgcacatacacacacacacacacacacacacacacacacacacacacgtataagtacatataaagaaaaagaagagattataAGGGAGTCCACCAAAATGTTTTCACGATGATTATCATTATCTCTGGACAGCGGGAATCACAGGCATATTGATTTTGATCCtcatacttttttatatttttcaaattttataccatgatgctctttttcttttatgatacAAGTTCTTTCAGCTGTAGTAACAGATGATGTGAGGCATCCGGTGAAGATGCTTAGTACAGAGGGTCGTATAGAACAGGTTTTGAAAGGGAGAGGGCTGCCTCTTTCATTCTCCACTGCAGATTGCAAAACAGGATGAACTTCTATCAGAATGCGATAGCTCCAAATAGAAAAAGGTATGCATAACGTTATTGCGTAAGTACCGTTATTACCTTCTTCTTTTCCCCAAtcccacttatttttttctttcttttgaagatCCCTGGGATGAGGGAGACCTGAGATTTGCGCCTTTGAACTCCACGGCGCACTCATTCTCCAGCAGCTCCGAATCAAACCTGAGTCTCTCTGTGAGCTATTTCCCCTGTGAGGACAACTTTTCCTATGAGAACATCATCTCCTGTGAAGACACATCTTCTGAAGGTCCTTCAATCCACTTTGTCCCTCCTATCCAAGGGACATGGCGGACTGAAAACATAGGGAGACTCCTGGGGAGATGGGACCAAATACAGGACGACCCAGAGCAGTTTTGCAAACTAAGAATCACCCTGGCCTGGGATGTTGACATGGCCTCTAAGAATTCAGACTCAATGGCTAATTGGGGCCTAAGAGGAGACAACCAGTGGATAGACAAGTATCCCAAAGAGAAGACACAATTGACTCTCAGCAAACTGGACGGTCTTGTGCAAAAGCTTGAGAGATTTCTTGAGAACCAGTAAGATGACGAAGATGGGGACTGTGTGTTCCATGAATCTGTTCAGCAGGAAGACTCTCAGCTGTCTAGCAGCTCCCCTCCAGGTATGGCTCAGGTTAGTCATCAAGAACATGAGAGCTGTCAACACTTGGCCAAGTTCAACCCATCAGAAAATGAAGATGTCATCCAGTTTCCACAGATTCCTCCAAGGCTTCAGAAACAGGAGCTTGCTGAAGTGAGCACAGAGGTGCCTCACAGGCAAGCAGGGGCCAGGCCTGGCGGAGGGGCCAGGTGGGAATGCACAGAGAATTACTACCTGCTGTAAAAGGGTCAGAGTGGAGCTGAAGGGAAAAAACTGAGGAACACCAAGGCAAAGAAGAGGGtaggaaagtaaagaaaaagccaAGAATTATGACCAAAataggtgtgcatgtgtgtatgcgtgGGTGTGTGTAAGTATTAATGAGTACTGAAACTGTGCATGTACAGTTGGGTCACTTTTGGTTAAAGGATTTGAGCTCCATAAATGGATAAATATTGACCCCACTGTTGTCTAGGTTACACAATATCTAAAACTCATTTTCTTGGCAGATAATAAGCGAGGTGACTGGCAGCCAAAGGACAAGTATTGCAGAGACCTCCTCAATCTCATCAGGTCCGCAAGAGAAGGAGGACACTCACTCCAGCACACAAGCCCTCTCCTGTCTGAACTTCGGGTGGATCTTCCGCTGGCTAAGGCACCAAGTCCTCCCTTCATTCTGGGGGAGAGAGCACCCCGAGAAGGCCACTGAGAGCCCCCATCAGCTAGCACAAAAGAAACGACTCTCTCACAGAAGAGAATCCAACCTCAAGAATCCCTCGAATTGGGCCACCCCATATCGccagatttttaaactttttgatagCCCCTATTCTACAATCCCCATGAGctattttttccccaataaacaaaatacatattcttGTTATGTCTTCCGCTCCCAGCTCAAGATGCTGGCTCAGGCTGAAAGTTTATATGTTGGCCCGAAGACGGAAACATATTCTCTGGGAAGTTTCAGTATTATCATCCTTCCTAACTTGAAGGCattctttttccctcctctctccacttctttctgtatttcaccctatttcactttatatattttaacctaTTTTCTCATTCATCCAAATCCCCACTTTCTGAAGGCAGCAGTACAGCCCATCAAATTCCCAGCATGGCAGGATGGCTTTGGTTGAACCTGCAGGACTCAAGCAAGTGGCAGAGGATACCAAGTCCCTCAGGAAGCTAAGTTCAGTTGGCAGTGTCAGGCGTTCAAGGCGGCGGATCTGATGTTCCCAGAAGACCTGACTGGTTCTAGTACACCTTGCCTTGGCTAGAATAAGTAGCCCACTTAGGAGGAATGCGAGGATGGGGAATGCCTAACTCTCCTTATTCATAAGATGGGGAAGGTAATAATACAGacttcataaggttgttgtgagaattaatgaGCTAATGCAAGCACTTGAATAATATCATTACTAATGTTACTGCTATGATTCATTCTCCTGAGGATATCCCCAGAAGCCCTGATCCAAGGAACATCCAAGAGTGAGAGGTTAAGAGTCAGCTCTCATTGAAATATTTCCCACACAGAAGCAATATTTACAAAAAGTTATGGGTTTCAGCAGATCTTGACTCAACCAAGTTCCCTCCCAGTCCATTCCCCACTGTGCCCTCTcaaattcctttacaatggtcaCTAAACTTTCCAATAAACGTCAACTTCTTTGAGGAAGGCTGTAATCACACTTTTAGCCCCTATTATTGTTATCACCTCACCTCCCGGGTACCACCACCATCCTCCTTATTCACCCTCAGGTTTACTCAAGAGCCCTCCTTCAGCTTTTGCTACCACCCTATTGGACCTTCAGAGTTCATATGATTCTTTGGTTTCAAATTCCTTCCTTTccacaatgttaatttctttatctcttccttcctcccacaaaATTTAGCACATAGGAGCACAAGATAATTTTCTAGCTTACAAAAAACAAAGCGAAAACAAATTCAATCTTTGAGCTCCAGCTGGCTTATTATTTAAGAGATAAAGCCACGTAAACATATGACTATAAAGGGTTATGGCTGGTAATACAGTAGTTTGTACACGGTCCATACTGACTACTAAACAATAATCAATTCAACATGGGGAGGTTGATTTTACAAGGTTTCATATATGAGGTTGCTTGAGTCAGAAATGTGGTTAGTTTAAGGTGGAGGACTTTAGAAACTGGCATGGAGTTAAGGTGTGCGATCCTGGCTGGTTATACATGAGAGACACTGGGGAGGATATTGTCCCCGGAAAGACAGCACCATGTGAAGGAAGGAATCAAAGAGCAGGCCCTTCTTAGCAGTATATGCTCATGGTCACACCCTGAATCTCTGCACAGCCAGACTCCTCACTTTATCCACCTCTCTGAGAATATTTCCCGTTCAACTAGCTCACGTGTATGCCCTCCACCACCTTCAGCTACTCTTTGACTTCACCAAGACTTTGAGTCCCATTACCCTACCCGTTCCATGACTTTCATTCACCTCCTTCCAGATGCAACCTTTGCCCCTCCTTCCCAAGCCATGGCATATCCACCACATCTACTAGCATTCACAGTGCCTGCCCTTTTCTTCTCCCAGCTCTTCTTTTAATCTATACTCTCCAAATTCCCCAACAGAACAACTGTCTTGCTTCTCATAAGAGCCAATACACAAACATAGGAATTACCTTCTCCATTCCCTGGAGAATTCCCCCAATGCCTTCTCAAGTCCACATTGCCTGGGGCACTCATCCTTAAAGACCCTGCTCTAGGGCTGTTAGGAGGCCAAGACTGATTCTTCCAGTTGACATGGTCAACTTTACTTAAGCTGTCCCCCAGTCCCTACCCTCACACCATGACTTGTACTTTTCAGCTCTCTTGATATGACTATTTTACCTACAGGCTCCGACCTCTTGAGGGCAAGCACCAGGTCTCGGTTCCTTTTCACTGCAAGatcttaacacagtgcctggtacagagtgatctctctgtctctatatAATCTTTTTAATGATTCGAATATgtcctatttctcttttttcctacagttttctttgaaaatgaaaaacaacagctTAGAGTTGCTATTCCTTAAGTCAAAAGTCACTGGCCAGCAGGGTTAAGAGCAGGAAAGGAGAGTTAGAGCGgagacaggaagaagagaaaatggcaaTCTGTGAAAAGTCAAGTGAGGTGGCTTGACCTTGATTGAGAAACCTAAGACCAGAGGAATTTAGCAActaatttgaaaatttaattcaacaaatatacgTGGAGCCTTACTGTTGCTTTAACCAGACACCATGATACGCCTAAAAGAAAGATGACATCTCCTACTGTCATGGTGCTGGTAACCAGTCTTGTTGCTTTGCTCAATTCTTTCTCTAGTAATTAAGTCAACCTCTAAGAAAAACTCACCCAAAAACTCCCTTTAAGATCGCCCACACTGAATAAGAAGCCCCGTTCATTTGTAAGATTTCTGacatatttgtgtttatttttcagtgttgTATAAACTTGCTTGACAAGTATGAACCCACCTCTACGGTTCAAGCAATGCACTTTACAAGcctttgtaataaataaataaataaatatatatatatatatttttttttttttttttttttttttgcggtacgcgggcctctcgctgttgtggcctctcccgttgtggag
It encodes the following:
- the C11H12orf71 gene encoding LOW QUALITY PROTEIN: uncharacterized protein C12orf71 homolog (The sequence of the model RefSeq protein was modified relative to this genomic sequence to represent the inferred CDS: inserted 1 base in 1 codon; substituted 1 base at 1 genomic stop codon), producing the protein MCVHAYPWDEGDLRFAPLNSTAHSFSSSSESNLSLSVSYFPCEDNFSYENIISCEDTSSEGPSIHFVPPIQGTWRTENIGRLLGRWDQIQDDPEQFCKLRITLAWDVDMASKNSDSMANWGLRGDNQWIDKYPKEKTQLTLSKLDGLVQKLERFLENQXDDEDGDCVFHESVQQEDSQLSSSSPPGMAQIISEVTGSQRTSIAETSSISSGPQEKEDTHSSTQALSCLNFGWIFRWLRHQVLPSFWGREHPEKATESPHQLAQKKRLSHXKRIQPQESLELGHPISPDF